A window of the Oncorhynchus mykiss isolate Arlee chromosome 15, USDA_OmykA_1.1, whole genome shotgun sequence genome harbors these coding sequences:
- the LOC110490912 gene encoding sperm-associated antigen 6, whose product MSLLRPLLLDVVPTIQQTAALALGRLASYNEDLAEAVVKGDILPQLIYSLAEQNRFYKKAAAFVLRAVAKHSPALAQAVVDCGALDALVISLEEFDPDVKEAAAWALGYIARHNANLSQAVVDAGAVPLLVLCIQEPEVALKRIAASALSDIAKHSPELAQTVVDTGAIAHLAQMILNPDAKLKRQVFSALSQISKHSVDLAEMVVEAEIFPAVLACLRDPNEYVRKNVTTLMREITKHTPELSQMIVNTGGVAAVIDYLGDSHGNVRLPGIMMLGYVAAHSENLAMAVIVSKGVPQLAICLSEEPEEHIKAATAWAFGQIGRHTPEHARAVATANVLPSLLALYMDTDSSEDLQVKAKKALKSILPKCNYLPALEPLLYEAPSNILKHVICQFSKVLPHDSKARRLFVTSGGLKKVQEIKADPGSALQEYINTINSCYPEEIVRYYSPGYSEALLERVEKYQPV is encoded by the exons ATGTCCCTGCTGAGGCCTTTACTGCTAGATGTGGTTCCTACCATCCAGCAGACAGCTGCTCTGGCTCTGGGAAGACTGGCCAGCTACAATGAAGATCTGGCAGAGGCCGTCGTCAAGGGAGACATCCTCCCACAACTCATCTACTCCCTGGCCGAGCAGaac cggttcTATAAGAAGGCAGCAGCATTTGTCCTGCGTGCAGTGGCCAAACACAGCCCTGCTTTGGCCCAGGCCGTGGTGGACTGTGGGGCGCTGGACGCTCTGGTCATCTCTCTGGAGGAGTTTGACCCTGACGTCAAGGAGGCTGCCGCCTGGGCTCTGGGGTACATCGCACGCCACAATGCAA ACCTGTCTCAGGCGGTAGTGGATGCGGGGGCCGTTCCTCTGCTGGTGCTGTGTATCCAGGAACCAGAGGTGGCCCTGAAACGCATCGCTGCCTCGGCCCTCAGCGACATCGCCAAGCACTCCCCTGAGCTAGCTCAGACTGTGGTCGACACCGGCGCCATCGCACACCTGGCCCAGATGATTCTCAACCCCGACGCCAAGCTGAAG aggcaggtgttctCTGCGCTGAGTCAGATCAGTAAGCACTCAGTGGACCTGGCTGAGATGGTGGTGGAGGCAGAGATCTTCCCTGCTGTCCTGGCCTGCCTCCGAGACCCCAACGAGTATGTCAGGAAGAACGTCACCACGCTGATGAGAGAGATCACCAAACATACACCTGag CTGTCTCAGATGATCGTGAACACGGGTGGTGTGGCGGCGGTGATTGACTACCTGGGTGATAGCCATGGTAACGTGCGGTTGCCAGGGATCATGATGCTTGGATACGTGGCTGCTCACTCTGAAAACCTTGCCATGGCCGTCATCGTCTCtaag GGGGTGCCCCAGCTGgccatctgtctgtctgaggaGCCAGAGGAACATATCAAGGCAGCAACAGCGTGGGCGTTTGGCCAGATCGGCCGCCACACCCCGGAGCACGCCAGGGCCGTTGCCACGGCTAACGTCCTGCCCAGCCTGCTGGCTCTCTACATGGACACAGACAGCTCCGAGGACCTGCAGGTCAAG GCTAAGAAGGCTCTTAAGAGCATCCTACCAAAGTGCAACTACCTGCCTGCTCTGGAGCCCCTGCTCTACGAAGCTCCCAGCAACATCCTCAAACACGTCATCTGTCAGTTCAGCAAG gTGCTGCCCCATGACAGCAAGGCTCGTCGTCTGTTTGTGACCAGTGGAGGCTTGAAGAAGGTTCAGGAGATTAAGGCTGATCCTGGATCTGCCCTGCAGGAGTACATCAACACTATCAACAGCTGTTACCCTGAGGAAAtagtcag ATACTACTCCCCCGGCTACTCAGAGGCTCTGCTGGAGCGGGTAGAGAAGTACCAGCCTGTCTGA